One stretch of Gadus macrocephalus chromosome 12, ASM3116895v1 DNA includes these proteins:
- the LOC132469329 gene encoding AP-1 complex subunit sigma-2-like isoform X3, whose translation MRFMLLFSRQGKLRLQKWYVPLGDQEKRRLGRELVQTILGRKAKMCSFLEWRDLKVVYKRYASLYFCCAIEEQDNELITLEVIHRYVELLDKYFGSVCELDIIFNFEKAYFILDEFLLGGEAQETSKKSVLKAIEQADQLQENIDFQMRLFPAPS comes from the exons aTGCGCTTCATGCTGCTGTTCAGCCGCCAGGGGAAGCTGCGCCTGCAGAAGTGGTACGTCCCGCTGGGCGaccaggagaagaggaggctggGCCGCGAGCTGGTGCAGACCATCCTGGGACGCAAGGCCAAGATGTGCAGCTTCCTGGAGTGGAGGGACCTGAAGGTGGTCTACAAgag ATACGCCAGCCTGTACTTCTGCTGTGCCATCGAGGAGCAGGACAACGAGCTGATCACCCTGGAGGTCATCCACCGCTACGTGGAGCTGCTCGACAAGTACTTCGGCAGC GTGTGTGAGCTGGACATCATCTTTAACTTTGAGAAGGCCTACTTCATCCTGGACGAGTTCCTGCTGGGTGGAGAGGCCCAGGAGACGTCCAAGAAGAGCGTCCTGAAGGCCATCGAGCAGGCCGACCAGCTGCAGGAG AACATAGACTTTCAGATGCGTCTCTTTCCAG CCCCATCTTGA
- the LOC132469329 gene encoding AP-1 complex subunit sigma-2-like isoform X2, producing MRFMLLFSRQGKLRLQKWYVPLGDQEKRRLGRELVQTILGRKAKMCSFLEWRDLKVVYKRYASLYFCCAIEEQDNELITLEVIHRYVELLDKYFGSVCELDIIFNFEKAYFILDEFLLGGEAQETSKKSVLKAIEQADQLQENIDFQMRLFPGVLVPNMASESSGLFQN from the exons aTGCGCTTCATGCTGCTGTTCAGCCGCCAGGGGAAGCTGCGCCTGCAGAAGTGGTACGTCCCGCTGGGCGaccaggagaagaggaggctggGCCGCGAGCTGGTGCAGACCATCCTGGGACGCAAGGCCAAGATGTGCAGCTTCCTGGAGTGGAGGGACCTGAAGGTGGTCTACAAgag ATACGCCAGCCTGTACTTCTGCTGTGCCATCGAGGAGCAGGACAACGAGCTGATCACCCTGGAGGTCATCCACCGCTACGTGGAGCTGCTCGACAAGTACTTCGGCAGC GTGTGTGAGCTGGACATCATCTTTAACTTTGAGAAGGCCTACTTCATCCTGGACGAGTTCCTGCTGGGTGGAGAGGCCCAGGAGACGTCCAAGAAGAGCGTCCTGAAGGCCATCGAGCAGGCCGACCAGCTGCAGGAG AACATAGACTTTCAGATGCGTCTCTTTCCAG GTGTCCTGGTGCCAAATATGGCCTCAGAATCCTCAGGTCTATTCCAGAATTAG
- the LOC132469329 gene encoding AP-1 complex subunit sigma-2-like isoform X4, whose amino-acid sequence MRFMLLFSRQGKLRLQKWYVPLGDQEKRRLGRELVQTILGRKAKMCSFLEWRDLKVVYKRYASLYFCCAIEEQDNELITLEVIHRYVELLDKYFGSVCELDIIFNFEKAYFILDEFLLGGEAQETSKKSVLKAIEQADQLQENDDWGGLAHDEIM is encoded by the exons aTGCGCTTCATGCTGCTGTTCAGCCGCCAGGGGAAGCTGCGCCTGCAGAAGTGGTACGTCCCGCTGGGCGaccaggagaagaggaggctggGCCGCGAGCTGGTGCAGACCATCCTGGGACGCAAGGCCAAGATGTGCAGCTTCCTGGAGTGGAGGGACCTGAAGGTGGTCTACAAgag ATACGCCAGCCTGTACTTCTGCTGTGCCATCGAGGAGCAGGACAACGAGCTGATCACCCTGGAGGTCATCCACCGCTACGTGGAGCTGCTCGACAAGTACTTCGGCAGC GTGTGTGAGCTGGACATCATCTTTAACTTTGAGAAGGCCTACTTCATCCTGGACGAGTTCCTGCTGGGTGGAGAGGCCCAGGAGACGTCCAAGAAGAGCGTCCTGAAGGCCATCGAGCAGGCCGACCAGCTGCAGGAG AACGATGACTGGGGAGGTCTGGCCCATGATGAGATCATGTAA
- the LOC132469329 gene encoding AP-1 complex subunit sigma-2-like isoform X6 — MRFMLLFSRQGKLRLQKWYVPLGDQEKRRLGRELVQTILGRKAKMCSFLEWRDLKVVYKRYASLYFCCAIEEQDNELITLEVIHRYVELLDKYFGSVCELDIIFNFEKAYFILDEFLLGGEAQETSKKSVLKAIEQADQLQEPHLEFFNVPVY, encoded by the exons aTGCGCTTCATGCTGCTGTTCAGCCGCCAGGGGAAGCTGCGCCTGCAGAAGTGGTACGTCCCGCTGGGCGaccaggagaagaggaggctggGCCGCGAGCTGGTGCAGACCATCCTGGGACGCAAGGCCAAGATGTGCAGCTTCCTGGAGTGGAGGGACCTGAAGGTGGTCTACAAgag ATACGCCAGCCTGTACTTCTGCTGTGCCATCGAGGAGCAGGACAACGAGCTGATCACCCTGGAGGTCATCCACCGCTACGTGGAGCTGCTCGACAAGTACTTCGGCAGC GTGTGTGAGCTGGACATCATCTTTAACTTTGAGAAGGCCTACTTCATCCTGGACGAGTTCCTGCTGGGTGGAGAGGCCCAGGAGACGTCCAAGAAGAGCGTCCTGAAGGCCATCGAGCAGGCCGACCAGCTGCAGGAG CCCCATCTTGAGTTCTTTAACGTGCCTGTgtactga
- the LOC132469329 gene encoding AP-1 complex subunit sigma-2-like isoform X1: protein MRFMLLFSRQGKLRLQKWYVPLGDQEKRRLGRELVQTILGRKAKMCSFLEWRDLKVVYKRYASLYFCCAIEEQDNELITLEVIHRYVELLDKYFGSVCELDIIFNFEKAYFILDEFLLGGEAQETSKKSVLKAIEQADQLQEVSWCQIWPQNPQVYSRIRPLSPILSSLTCLCTDWLSSLMMLSSCTLRCLAPPTPVCPPASCYSMWNML, encoded by the exons aTGCGCTTCATGCTGCTGTTCAGCCGCCAGGGGAAGCTGCGCCTGCAGAAGTGGTACGTCCCGCTGGGCGaccaggagaagaggaggctggGCCGCGAGCTGGTGCAGACCATCCTGGGACGCAAGGCCAAGATGTGCAGCTTCCTGGAGTGGAGGGACCTGAAGGTGGTCTACAAgag ATACGCCAGCCTGTACTTCTGCTGTGCCATCGAGGAGCAGGACAACGAGCTGATCACCCTGGAGGTCATCCACCGCTACGTGGAGCTGCTCGACAAGTACTTCGGCAGC GTGTGTGAGCTGGACATCATCTTTAACTTTGAGAAGGCCTACTTCATCCTGGACGAGTTCCTGCTGGGTGGAGAGGCCCAGGAGACGTCCAAGAAGAGCGTCCTGAAGGCCATCGAGCAGGCCGACCAGCTGCAGGAG GTGTCCTGGTGCCAAATATGGCCTCAGAATCCTCAGGTCTATTCCAGAATTAGACCTCTGAG CCCCATCTTGAGTTCTTTAACGTGCCTGTgtactgattggctgtcatcgcTGATGATGCTGTCCTCCTGCACGCTGCGCTGCTTAGCCCCGCCCACCCCTGTCTGCCCACCCGCCTCATGTTACAGCATGTGGAACATGTTATAG
- the LOC132469329 gene encoding AP-1 complex subunit sigma-2-like isoform X5 codes for MRFMLLFSRQGKLRLQKWYVPLGDQEKRRLGRELVQTILGRKAKMCSFLEWRDLKVVYKRYASLYFCCAIEEQDNELITLEVIHRYVELLDKYFGSVCELDIIFNFEKAYFILDEFLLGGEAQETSKKSVLKAIEQADQLQENIDFQMRLFPER; via the exons aTGCGCTTCATGCTGCTGTTCAGCCGCCAGGGGAAGCTGCGCCTGCAGAAGTGGTACGTCCCGCTGGGCGaccaggagaagaggaggctggGCCGCGAGCTGGTGCAGACCATCCTGGGACGCAAGGCCAAGATGTGCAGCTTCCTGGAGTGGAGGGACCTGAAGGTGGTCTACAAgag ATACGCCAGCCTGTACTTCTGCTGTGCCATCGAGGAGCAGGACAACGAGCTGATCACCCTGGAGGTCATCCACCGCTACGTGGAGCTGCTCGACAAGTACTTCGGCAGC GTGTGTGAGCTGGACATCATCTTTAACTTTGAGAAGGCCTACTTCATCCTGGACGAGTTCCTGCTGGGTGGAGAGGCCCAGGAGACGTCCAAGAAGAGCGTCCTGAAGGCCATCGAGCAGGCCGACCAGCTGCAGGAG AACATAGACTTTCAGATGCGTCTCTTTCCAG AACGATGA